In Rhinatrema bivittatum chromosome 11, aRhiBiv1.1, whole genome shotgun sequence, a single window of DNA contains:
- the EGLN2 gene encoding egl nine homolog 2 yields MENSGRRGVLLSPSPQQPPPARPQEEGRLGLKKAAAAAAAGGGGGGGSCIRMGVESYTKHPARASPAAWPGLGGLQVPTPAGPVQAAFGAACDRVQGVHLSHASGSSTTLQRDADGARLGPFLRPDSAVPKDWGLAGEEVGWLQDHQVLAFAGRSDGLPSVRKKRADMEASEVGTRVLAMSGTDFTAKDGKRRRVEEACVALPEQGINGRIHGQVPPRPFQNGNQLLSPQRMALDYIVPCLNSYGICVKDHFLGEGLGSQVLGEVEVLNRSGKFRDGQLVSQRTVSSKSIRGDQIAWVEGREPGCENIGILMSKIDEVILHCANKLDKYVINGRTKAMVACYPGNGMGYVRHVDNPNGDGRCITCIYYLNRNWDIKVHGGLLQIFPEGRSLVANIEPLFDRLLIFWSDRRNPHEVKPAYATRYAITVWYFDAKERSEAKYKYQMAGAQKGAHLPVSQAGAS; encoded by the exons ATGGAGAACTCGGGTAGACGGGGCGTTCTTCTGAGCCCTAGTCCTCAGCAGCCACCGCCTGCCCGGccgcaggaagaagggaggctgGGGCTGAagaaggcggcagcagcagcagcagcaggaggaggaggaggagggggttctTGTatcaggatgggggtggagagtTACACGAAGCACCCTGCCAGAGCATCCCCGGCCGCCTGGCCTGGGCTGGGCGGCCTGCAGGTCCCCACCCCGGCAGGTCCCGTCCAGGCAGCCTTTGGTGCAGCCTGTGACAGGGTGCAGGGAGTCCATCTGAGCCATGCATCTGGCTCTAGCACCACGCTGCAGAGGGATGCAGACGGGGCCAGGCTCGGGCCCTTCCTGCGGCCTGACTCCGCTGTCCCCAAGGACTGGGGTTTGGCCGGGGAGGAGGTTGGGTGGCTGCAGGATCACCAAGTGCTGGCCTTTGCTGGGAGGTCTGATGGCCTTCCATCCGTGAGGAAGAAAAGAGCCGACATGGAGGCTTCTGAAGTTGGCACCAGGGTCTTGGCAATGTCAGGCACTGACTTCACGGCCAAGGATGGGAAGAGGAGGCGAGTAGAGGAAGCGTGCGTGGCCCTCCCAGAGCAGGGAATCAATGGCAGAATCCATGGACAGGTACCACCCAGGCCCTTCCAAAATGGGAACCAGCTCTTGTCCCCCCAGAGAATGGCCCTGGACTACATTGTTCCTTGCTTGAATAGTTATGGCATCTGTGTGAAGGATCACTTCCTGGGAGAGGGGCTCGGGAGCCAGGTCCTGGGTGAGGTGGAGGTATTGAATCGGAGTGGGAAGTTCCGGGATGGGCAGCTGGTGAGCCAGAGGACTGTTTCTTCCAAGAGCATCCGGGGGGACCAGATAGCCTGGGTGGAGGGCAGAGAGCCAGGCTGTGAGAATATCGGCATCCTCATGTCCAAGATCGACGAGGTGATCCTGCACTGTGCCAACAAGCTGGACAAGTACGTCATCAACGGGAGAACCAAG GCCATGGTAGCGTGTTACCCTGGTAACGGAATGGGATATGTGCGGCACGTGGATAACCCCAATGGAGACGGCCGCTGCATTACCTGTATATATTACCTGAACCGGAACTGGGATATCAAG GTCCACGGAGGCCTACTGCAGATCTTCCCAGAAGGCCGCTCCTTAGTTGCCAACATTGAGCCCCTGTTTGATCGCCTGTTGATCTTCTGGTCCGATCGCCGAAACCCCCATGAGGTGAAGCCGGCTTACGCCACAAG GTACGCCATCACCGTTTGGTATTTTGACGCAAAAGAGAGATCAGAGGCCAAATACAAGTATCAGATGG CCGGTGCCCAGAAAGGAGCCCACCTGCCAGTGTCCCAAGCCGGTGCCTCCTAA
- the RAB4B gene encoding ras-related protein Rab-4B, whose product MSETYDFLFKFLVIGSAGTGKSCLLHQFIENKFKQDSNHTIGVEFGSKVVNVGGKTVKLQIWDTAGQERFRSVTRSYYRGAAGALLVYDITSRETYNTLTNWLTDARTLASPNIVIILCGNKKDLDADREVTFLEASRFAQENELMFLETSALTGENVEEAFLKCARTILNKIDSGELDPERMGSGIQYGDASLRQLRQPRGAQPQTKQQCSC is encoded by the exons ATTTCCTCTTTAAGTTCCTTGTGATTGGGAGTGCAGGGACGGGGAAATCCTGTCTTCTTCATCAGTTCATTGAGAATAAAT TTAAGCAGGATTCGAATCACACAATCGGTGTGGAATTTGGGTCCAAGGTTGTCAATGTGGGTGGGAAGACAGTAAAGCTGCAGATCTGGGACACAGCAGGACAGGAGCGATTCAG ATCTGTAACTCGAAGCTACTATCGGGGAGCGGCAGGAGCCCTTCTGGTCTATGACATTACAAG CCGTGAGACATATAACACCTTAACCAACTGGTTGACGGATGCCAGAACCCTCGCGAGCCCCAACATAGTAATAATTTTGTGTGGGAACAAGAAAGATCTGGACGCAGATCGGGAAGTAACATTCCTTGAGGCCTCCCGCTTTGCTCAAGAGAATG agCTGATGTTTTTAGAAACCAGTGCCCTGACAGGAGAGAATGTGGAAGAGGCTTTTCTGAAGTGTGCACGAACCATATTGAATAAAATTGATTCAG GTGAACTGGATCCAGAGAGGATGGGCTCGGGTATACAGTATGGTGATGCCTCCCTACGCCAGCTTCGGCAACCGCGAGGGGCGCAGCCGCAGACCAAGCAGCAGTGTAGCTGCTAG